From Nitrosopumilus zosterae, the proteins below share one genomic window:
- a CDS encoding M1 family metallopeptidase, which translates to MDITPINYALTFEPDLKKFTFNGAESITANCTKATNSISMNCAELKITSCTVKSGEKIIKSTPITNEKKEELQIKLGEKIKGKVIINLEFQGILNDRLLGFYRSQYQQNGQTKYLATTQFEAADARRAFPCWDEPEAKATFEISIIADNKFTAISNMPVKSKKKIGNKTIYNFEKTPIVSTYLIYLGVGEFEYLVGKIGKIQIRVVTTKGNKSKGKFSLELGKKLLTSYEKYFGIKYPLPKLDLIAVPDFAAGAMENWGAITFRETILLYDPKTSSTRTKQYIAEVISHEIAHQWFGNLVTMKWWNDLWLNESFATFMATKFVDKFYPEWDLWNQFVEDAMNVAMGLDSLKTTHPIDVKVNSPAEIREIFDAISYDKGGCVLRMLEHYVGEPNFQKGLKKYLSDFKYTNAEGQDLWNAIGKASGMPVSSMVNTWLKQPGFPLIEINQDGNTLKLKQKRYLLEPDKKFSKGLWHIPLSLGLEDEISKKLFTQKSMSVKLPQNTIGFVANYGRKGFYRVKYDEGILLDLKMLVDEKRVPGIDRWAIQNDLFSLCVSGDEQVRNYLDFSDAYFDEDSYLASVNVAHNLASLYFRAFDEEFAEEIRSYAVNYFRKILFNLGWEPKKSDKHTDALLRSFVISALGKMNDDEVTEEALKRYKKFLISPNSISPDLVEPICSIAAWNGNSKTHVELTKLYKNAKTMEEKLRFLGAMCSFKDKKLLLKSLDFSQTPNVRSQNMQLPIMKVAANPYGDKVLWPWLKKNWKKLNKKVGYGNPLFNRIVASISSVADDSMEKEIKKFFRDNPTPGTERTQTQTLERIRINSKLLRRMRQEFKDG; encoded by the coding sequence GTGGACATCACTCCAATTAATTACGCCCTAACTTTTGAGCCTGATCTTAAAAAATTTACTTTTAATGGTGCTGAATCAATTACTGCAAATTGCACAAAAGCAACAAATTCAATTTCTATGAACTGTGCTGAACTGAAAATTACTTCGTGTACAGTAAAATCTGGAGAAAAAATAATCAAATCTACACCGATCACCAATGAGAAAAAAGAAGAATTACAAATCAAACTAGGGGAAAAAATCAAAGGCAAGGTGATCATTAATCTTGAATTTCAGGGGATTTTAAACGACAGGTTACTTGGGTTTTATCGAAGTCAATACCAACAAAATGGACAAACAAAATATCTTGCTACTACACAATTTGAGGCAGCAGACGCTAGAAGGGCATTTCCATGTTGGGATGAACCTGAAGCAAAAGCAACCTTTGAGATTTCAATAATTGCAGACAATAAATTCACTGCCATATCTAACATGCCAGTAAAATCAAAGAAAAAGATTGGAAATAAAACAATTTATAATTTTGAAAAAACTCCAATTGTTTCAACATATTTGATTTATCTTGGTGTCGGAGAATTTGAGTATCTTGTAGGGAAGATTGGTAAAATCCAGATTAGAGTTGTTACTACAAAGGGAAATAAATCAAAAGGAAAATTCTCCTTGGAACTAGGCAAAAAACTTCTAACATCCTATGAAAAATATTTTGGAATAAAATATCCTTTGCCCAAACTTGATCTTATTGCAGTGCCTGATTTTGCAGCAGGTGCCATGGAAAATTGGGGTGCAATAACATTTAGAGAAACAATCTTGCTTTATGATCCTAAAACATCTTCAACTAGAACAAAACAATACATTGCAGAAGTAATATCTCACGAGATTGCTCACCAATGGTTTGGAAACTTGGTTACTATGAAATGGTGGAATGATTTGTGGCTCAATGAAAGCTTTGCAACGTTTATGGCCACAAAATTTGTTGATAAGTTTTATCCTGAATGGGATTTATGGAATCAATTCGTTGAAGATGCAATGAACGTTGCAATGGGACTTGATTCCCTAAAAACAACACATCCAATCGATGTTAAAGTAAACTCTCCTGCTGAAATTAGAGAGATATTTGATGCTATTTCATATGATAAAGGTGGATGTGTATTGCGAATGCTTGAGCATTATGTTGGAGAACCAAACTTCCAAAAGGGTCTCAAAAAGTATCTGTCTGATTTCAAATACACAAACGCTGAAGGGCAAGACTTGTGGAACGCAATTGGAAAAGCATCTGGCATGCCTGTATCTTCTATGGTAAATACGTGGCTTAAACAGCCAGGATTCCCATTAATTGAAATTAATCAGGATGGAAATACTCTCAAACTCAAGCAAAAAAGATACTTACTTGAGCCTGATAAAAAATTCAGCAAAGGATTGTGGCACATACCATTATCTTTGGGATTGGAAGATGAGATCTCTAAAAAATTATTTACACAAAAATCAATGTCAGTAAAACTACCTCAGAACACTATAGGTTTTGTTGCAAACTATGGAAGAAAAGGATTCTACCGTGTAAAATATGATGAGGGAATTTTACTTGATCTAAAAATGTTAGTTGATGAAAAACGTGTTCCTGGAATTGACAGATGGGCAATTCAAAATGATTTGTTTTCACTTTGTGTTTCTGGAGATGAGCAGGTACGAAATTATTTGGATTTTTCAGATGCATACTTTGATGAGGACAGCTATCTGGCATCAGTAAATGTTGCTCATAATCTAGCTTCCCTATATTTCCGAGCATTTGATGAAGAATTTGCTGAAGAGATTAGAAGTTATGCCGTTAATTATTTTCGAAAGATTTTATTTAATTTGGGATGGGAGCCAAAAAAATCAGACAAGCATACTGACGCATTGCTCCGTTCGTTTGTGATTTCTGCACTGGGGAAAATGAATGATGATGAAGTCACAGAAGAGGCACTCAAGAGATACAAAAAATTCTTAATATCTCCTAACTCCATTTCTCCTGATTTAGTTGAACCTATTTGTTCTATTGCTGCATGGAATGGCAATTCAAAAACACATGTGGAATTAACCAAACTATACAAGAATGCAAAAACTATGGAAGAAAAACTTCGTTTCCTTGGTGCCATGTGTAGTTTCAAAGACAAAAAACTATTGCTAAAATCTCTGGACTTTTCTCAAACTCCGAATGTACGTTCCCAAAACATGCAATTACCAATTATGAAAGTAGCAGCAAACCCATATGGTGACAAAGTCCTGTGGCCATGGTTGAAGAAAAACTGGAAAAAACTAAACAAAAAAGTGGGGTATGGGAATCCACTGTTTAATAGAATTGTGGCCAGCATTTCATCTGTGGCAGATGACTCTATGGAAAAAGAAATCAAAAAATTCTTCAGAGATAATCCTACTCCTGGTACTGAGAGAACTCAAACTCAAACATTAGAAAGAATTAGAATAAACTCAAAACTACTTAGACGAATGAGACAAGAATTCAAAGATGGCTAG
- the meaB gene encoding methylmalonyl Co-A mutase-associated GTPase MeaB — MLDMLADLKKGKRGAIAKAITIVENDQKEAKKLIKKIFKDTGDSIIIGITGPAGAGKSSLINKTTVEMKKLGTKPAVLAIDPTSHVTGGAILGDRVRMSESTDSGTYIRSIASRGATGAVSRSLRNSIRILEYAGFNPIIIESVGAGQTEVEISNIADITVVVFNPNTGDSIQTIKAGLTEIGDIYLINKSDLAGTNQLFDAVRDFIGDSVRNPIILKTSVKKNSGITDFAKTLKEMMSTKKKFKKEKQQEQLESELTDIVLNNIKEKIDHMLESDKSFSKYLKQLQSKSIDPFDAGDKITKSLLK, encoded by the coding sequence ATATTGGATATGCTTGCTGATTTAAAGAAAGGAAAACGCGGAGCAATTGCCAAGGCAATTACTATTGTAGAAAATGATCAAAAGGAAGCAAAAAAACTCATAAAGAAAATTTTCAAAGATACTGGTGATTCCATTATAATTGGTATTACTGGACCTGCAGGTGCCGGAAAAAGTTCTTTGATAAACAAAACAACTGTGGAGATGAAAAAATTAGGTACAAAACCAGCTGTTCTTGCAATAGATCCAACTAGTCATGTTACTGGCGGTGCAATTTTGGGAGATAGAGTTAGAATGAGTGAGTCCACTGATTCAGGAACTTATATCCGAAGCATAGCATCTAGAGGTGCAACTGGTGCTGTTTCTCGTTCTTTACGAAATAGTATTCGAATTTTAGAATATGCTGGATTTAATCCAATTATTATTGAAAGCGTTGGTGCTGGACAAACAGAAGTTGAAATTTCAAACATTGCAGATATTACAGTTGTAGTCTTTAATCCAAATACTGGGGATAGTATACAAACAATCAAAGCTGGATTGACTGAAATTGGAGATATCTACCTTATTAACAAAAGTGATCTTGCAGGAACCAATCAACTATTTGACGCCGTAAGGGATTTTATTGGTGATTCAGTGCGAAATCCTATAATTCTTAAAACATCTGTTAAGAAAAATTCTGGAATTACAGATTTTGCAAAAACTCTCAAAGAAATGATGTCGACTAAAAAGAAATTCAAGAAAGAAAAACAACAAGAACAATTAGAATCTGAGCTGACGGATATTGTTTTAAATAACATTAAAGAAAAGATTGATCATATGCTGGAATCAGATAAATCGTTCTCGAAATATCTTAAACAATTACAATCAAAAAGTATAGATCCGTTTGATGCCGGAGACAAAATTACAAAATCTTTGTTAAAGTGA
- a CDS encoding acyl-CoA mutase large subunit family protein, with product MATKKSTKSKNPEKKIFTDSSFPVKRIYQKSSKKRPIEDAGKYPFTRGIHPEMFRERFWTMRQYSGFGDAKLTNERFKFMLEKGQTGLSMAFDLPTQIGYDSDSPQAEGEVGKVGVSITSIKDMMTAFDGIPLGKVSSSMTINSTASTLLAYYIAVGEAQGFKSHELRGTTQNDILKEYIARNTYIYPPQPSMRLIGDMIGYCAEKVPSWYPVSISGYHMREAGCTATQEVAFTLANAIAYIQTCLDKGLKIDDFAPRLSFFFCCTIEFFEEVAKFRVARKVYAKILKEMFHAKNPRSLQLKFHTQTSGESLTAQQPDNNIIRVAIQTMAAVAGGTQSLHTNSRDEALALPTQESAKIALRTQQIVAHESGITKTADPLAGSYYLEELCDQIEDGVWKYLKKIQKMGGSVKAIEKGFFQSEIRANAYRLKKEIDDGERIIVGMNKYSEEEKQPDLLRVGGDVEIQQKKSLKKLRESRDKNKWEKALSAMKSAADTEENLMPYIITAAKAFATTGEISNTFREVFGEYRPKEVF from the coding sequence ATGGCAACAAAAAAATCCACAAAATCAAAAAATCCTGAAAAGAAAATCTTCACTGATTCTTCATTTCCAGTAAAACGAATTTATCAAAAATCCTCTAAAAAGAGACCTATAGAAGATGCTGGGAAATATCCTTTCACTAGGGGCATTCATCCTGAAATGTTCCGTGAAAGATTCTGGACAATGAGACAATATTCTGGATTTGGAGATGCTAAACTCACTAATGAGCGATTCAAATTCATGTTGGAAAAGGGTCAAACAGGTCTAAGTATGGCTTTTGATCTGCCTACTCAAATCGGCTATGATTCTGATTCTCCTCAAGCAGAGGGTGAGGTGGGAAAAGTAGGTGTTTCAATTACTTCTATTAAAGATATGATGACTGCCTTTGATGGAATCCCTCTTGGCAAAGTTAGTTCTTCAATGACAATTAATTCAACTGCCTCCACATTACTAGCATATTACATTGCAGTTGGAGAAGCACAGGGATTCAAAAGTCATGAACTTCGTGGTACCACTCAAAATGATATTTTAAAAGAATACATTGCAAGAAACACCTACATCTATCCTCCTCAACCCTCAATGCGATTAATCGGTGATATGATTGGATATTGCGCAGAAAAAGTTCCATCTTGGTATCCTGTATCAATTTCAGGATATCATATGAGAGAAGCAGGATGTACTGCTACACAAGAAGTTGCGTTTACTCTGGCCAATGCAATTGCATATATTCAAACTTGTTTGGATAAAGGCTTGAAAATTGATGATTTTGCGCCTCGTCTTTCATTCTTCTTTTGTTGTACTATTGAATTCTTTGAGGAAGTTGCAAAGTTCAGGGTCGCAAGAAAAGTTTATGCCAAAATTCTCAAAGAAATGTTCCACGCAAAAAACCCACGTTCACTACAATTAAAATTCCATACTCAAACAAGTGGCGAATCATTAACTGCACAACAACCTGATAATAACATAATTCGTGTTGCAATTCAAACCATGGCAGCCGTTGCTGGTGGTACTCAGTCTCTTCACACAAATTCTAGAGATGAAGCACTAGCTCTTCCTACTCAAGAGTCTGCAAAAATTGCACTGAGGACACAACAAATTGTTGCGCATGAAAGTGGGATTACAAAGACTGCAGACCCATTGGCTGGCTCATACTACCTTGAAGAACTATGTGATCAAATTGAGGATGGCGTATGGAAATATCTCAAAAAAATCCAAAAAATGGGCGGTTCTGTTAAAGCAATCGAAAAGGGATTCTTTCAATCTGAAATCAGAGCAAATGCGTATCGGCTGAAAAAAGAAATTGATGATGGTGAGAGAATTATTGTTGGAATGAACAAATATTCTGAAGAAGAAAAACAACCTGATTTGCTTCGTGTTGGAGGTGATGTTGAAATTCAGCAGAAAAAATCACTCAAAAAATTACGTGAATCCCGAGACAAAAACAAATGGGAAAAAGCACTGTCTGCTATGAAGAGTGCTGCAGATACTGAGGAAAACCTCATGCCTTACATCATTACTGCTGCCAAAGCATTTGCTACTACGGGTGAAATCAGCAATACTTTCAGAGAAGTTTTTGGTGAATACCGACCTAAAGAGGTCTTTTAA
- the mce gene encoding methylmalonyl-CoA epimerase gives MKIDHIAIAVNDVEESAKVYQQALGVDNVEFETVETEGVKVAIIHLENGRVELMQPTNDSSPIKKFLDKKGPGLHHMALETDNIEGEVERMEGCGIQFLGQIRPGSAGTKVTFIHPKSLHGVLAELCSHPKQ, from the coding sequence ATGAAAATTGATCATATTGCAATTGCAGTAAACGATGTTGAGGAATCTGCCAAAGTGTATCAGCAGGCACTAGGTGTTGATAATGTAGAATTTGAAACAGTGGAAACTGAAGGTGTAAAGGTTGCAATTATTCATTTGGAAAATGGTCGTGTTGAATTAATGCAACCTACAAATGATTCAAGCCCAATCAAAAAATTTCTTGATAAAAAAGGTCCTGGATTACATCATATGGCATTGGAAACTGATAACATTGAAGGTGAGGTAGAACGAATGGAGGGATGTGGAATACAATTCTTGGGGCAAATAAGACCTGGCTCTGCAGGAACCAAAGTCACTTTCATTCATCCAAAATCTCTGCATGGGGTTCTTGCAGAATTATGTTCTCATCCTAAGCAATAA
- a CDS encoding CBS domain-containing protein: MIIQIGLLPRIDSIKQIRQKIGITQKKLATMTGVSTSMINQIESGRSQPSYDTAKKIFDSLAKLEGESSSHTAGDFCSKDIVKLKPSNTLHDAIKKMHQLSISQIPVFNNSEVVGVVSEDGIVKHLADVGESELKKAKLADTMDPVPPIVDFDTPANVLIPLIRYSKCILVSKKSKIVGIISASDTLKMME; this comes from the coding sequence ATGATAATCCAAATTGGATTGTTACCACGTATTGATTCAATCAAACAAATAAGACAAAAAATAGGCATCACCCAAAAGAAACTTGCAACAATGACAGGGGTCAGCACCTCAATGATTAATCAAATCGAATCAGGCAGAAGCCAGCCAAGCTACGATACTGCAAAGAAAATTTTTGACAGTCTTGCAAAATTAGAAGGAGAATCATCATCACATACAGCAGGAGATTTTTGTAGTAAAGATATTGTAAAACTAAAACCATCCAATACATTACATGATGCAATCAAAAAGATGCATCAATTATCTATCAGTCAAATTCCAGTTTTCAACAATTCTGAAGTAGTGGGAGTGGTATCAGAAGATGGTATTGTAAAGCATCTAGCAGATGTGGGGGAATCAGAACTAAAAAAAGCAAAACTTGCAGATACCATGGACCCCGTTCCACCAATAGTAGATTTTGATACACCAGCAAATGTTCTAATTCCGTTAATCAGATACTCAAAATGCATTCTGGTTTCAAAGAAATCAAAAATTGTTGGAATAATTTCAGCTTCGGATACTTTGAAAATGATGGAATGA
- a CDS encoding DUF1059 domain-containing protein, producing MIKSISCSDAGKDCGWAATAPTEKELMEKVTQHVIESHKEIKLNTESISKIKSLIKEI from the coding sequence ATGATAAAGAGCATTAGCTGTTCTGATGCTGGAAAAGATTGTGGATGGGCTGCAACTGCACCAACAGAAAAAGAACTAATGGAAAAAGTGACTCAACATGTGATAGAAAGTCACAAAGAAATTAAATTAAATACAGAGTCAATATCCAAGATAAAATCACTAATTAAAGAAATCTAA
- the ppdK gene encoding pyruvate, phosphate dikinase, with amino-acid sequence MKQVYFYDEGDGKNKKLLGGKGAGLCEMTKLKLPVPPGFTITTEVCRKYYENNKKLPKTLMVDVKKNIAKIEKRTGKKWNSKTNPLLVSVRSGAAISMPGMMDTILNLGLNDQTVLGLEEKSQNPRFAWDSYRRFIQLFGKVVFGVDDKKFDDVLNAAKKKQNVQVDSDLNEESLREVVEQYKQICDKHTGRKFPTDPTEQVELAIKAVFGSWMGERAIVYREKNNITKDIADGTAVNIVSMAFGNMGNDCATGVVFTRNPGDGSRQIYGEYLINAQGEDVVAGVRTGKQVNEMKKDLPESYKQLTKTCERLEKHYKEPQDIEFTIEQGKFYLLQTRNAKMNASGMIKTSVDMVKEKLIDKNRAITRLQAEQLEQLLHKRIDPKEIKNHTQLAKGIAASPGAASGIAVLDVKRATAMGENGAKVILIREETKPEDVPAFFESVGILTSRGGKTSHAAVVARGMGKPCIVGCSDLKIDLENKQCSVDGKVVREGEVITIDGSTGSVYIGDIPTIEPKVTSEFKQVLEWAQKAKKIGIRANADTPEGAKLAREFGGQGIGLCRTERMFNGSDRINLFVEMIMAENIEERNKILTKLGQLQKSDFIEILQAMEGYEVTIRLLDPPLHEFLPNPEELAEKIRKLELQNATEELNKAKTVLKRARELAEVNPMMGHRGVRVGITYPEIYEMQIRAVFEALVELTKKKVKAHPQIMIPQISSIAELNHIKKIYDSIKKEMETKHKMKLKINFGTMIEVVRAALTANELASTAEFFSFGTNDLTQGTFSFSREDVEGKFLPEYIEKEILERNPFQSIDVNGVGSLIKIGIAGGRGIRPNMEIGICGEHGGDPNSIKFCHGAGLSYVSASPHRIPIAIVAAAQAAIEQPKKTKSKKK; translated from the coding sequence ATGAAACAAGTTTATTTTTATGATGAAGGAGACGGCAAAAATAAGAAACTACTAGGTGGCAAAGGAGCAGGCCTATGTGAAATGACCAAATTAAAACTACCAGTTCCTCCAGGGTTTACAATTACTACTGAAGTTTGTAGAAAATACTATGAAAATAATAAAAAATTACCAAAAACACTCATGGTAGACGTTAAAAAGAATATTGCAAAAATTGAAAAAAGAACAGGCAAAAAATGGAATTCTAAAACAAACCCATTACTAGTTTCTGTCAGATCAGGAGCAGCAATTTCCATGCCTGGAATGATGGATACAATACTGAATTTGGGATTAAATGATCAGACAGTTTTGGGACTAGAAGAAAAAAGTCAAAATCCAAGATTTGCATGGGATTCATACAGGAGATTCATCCAATTATTTGGCAAAGTAGTGTTTGGAGTAGACGATAAGAAATTTGATGATGTCTTAAATGCAGCAAAGAAAAAACAGAATGTTCAAGTGGATAGCGATTTGAATGAAGAATCACTAAGAGAAGTAGTAGAGCAATATAAACAAATTTGCGATAAACACACAGGAAGGAAATTTCCAACAGACCCAACTGAACAAGTAGAGCTTGCAATCAAAGCAGTATTTGGAAGCTGGATGGGAGAAAGGGCAATTGTGTACAGAGAGAAAAACAACATTACAAAAGACATTGCAGATGGAACTGCAGTAAACATCGTATCAATGGCATTTGGAAACATGGGAAATGACTGTGCTACGGGTGTTGTATTTACGAGAAACCCAGGAGATGGTTCACGTCAAATTTATGGAGAATATCTGATTAATGCACAAGGGGAAGATGTAGTAGCTGGAGTAAGAACAGGAAAGCAAGTTAATGAAATGAAAAAAGATCTTCCAGAATCATACAAACAATTAACAAAAACATGTGAAAGGTTAGAAAAACATTACAAAGAACCTCAAGATATAGAGTTTACAATTGAGCAGGGAAAATTCTATTTGCTGCAAACAAGAAACGCAAAAATGAATGCATCAGGAATGATCAAGACCTCAGTAGACATGGTAAAAGAGAAATTAATTGACAAAAACAGAGCAATTACCAGACTTCAAGCTGAACAGCTAGAACAATTACTACACAAAAGAATTGATCCAAAGGAAATTAAAAATCATACCCAATTGGCAAAAGGGATTGCAGCATCACCAGGAGCTGCCAGCGGAATTGCAGTACTTGATGTTAAAAGAGCAACTGCAATGGGAGAAAATGGGGCCAAAGTTATTCTAATCAGGGAAGAAACAAAACCTGAAGACGTACCTGCATTCTTTGAATCAGTAGGAATTCTAACTAGCAGGGGTGGCAAAACATCTCATGCTGCAGTAGTTGCCAGAGGCATGGGCAAACCATGTATCGTAGGGTGTTCTGATTTGAAAATTGATCTTGAGAACAAACAATGTAGTGTAGACGGAAAAGTAGTTCGAGAAGGAGAGGTAATTACAATTGATGGGAGTACAGGAAGTGTATACATTGGAGACATCCCCACAATCGAACCCAAAGTCACGTCAGAGTTTAAACAAGTCCTAGAATGGGCTCAAAAAGCAAAAAAAATTGGAATCAGAGCAAATGCAGACACTCCTGAAGGGGCAAAACTTGCAAGAGAATTTGGAGGTCAGGGTATCGGACTATGCAGAACAGAAAGAATGTTCAATGGAAGTGATAGAATCAATCTGTTTGTAGAGATGATAATGGCTGAAAACATTGAAGAGAGAAACAAAATTCTAACAAAATTAGGTCAATTGCAAAAGAGCGATTTTATTGAAATTCTTCAAGCAATGGAAGGATATGAAGTTACAATCAGATTACTAGATCCTCCGCTACATGAATTCTTACCAAATCCTGAAGAACTTGCGGAAAAAATTCGCAAGTTGGAATTACAAAACGCAACTGAAGAACTCAACAAAGCAAAAACAGTTCTAAAGAGAGCAAGAGAGTTAGCAGAAGTCAATCCAATGATGGGTCACAGAGGAGTCAGAGTTGGAATCACATATCCAGAAATTTATGAAATGCAGATTCGTGCAGTATTTGAAGCATTAGTTGAGTTAACAAAGAAAAAAGTCAAAGCCCATCCTCAAATTATGATTCCACAAATAAGCAGTATTGCAGAATTAAATCACATAAAGAAAATTTATGATTCCATCAAAAAAGAGATGGAGACAAAACACAAAATGAAATTAAAAATTAATTTTGGAACAATGATAGAAGTGGTAAGAGCAGCACTTACTGCCAATGAACTTGCAAGTACTGCAGAATTCTTTAGTTTTGGTACCAATGATTTAACTCAAGGGACATTCAGTTTTAGTAGGGAAGATGTTGAAGGAAAATTCCTCCCAGAGTATATTGAAAAGGAGATTTTAGAAAGAAATCCATTCCAATCAATTGATGTCAATGGTGTTGGAAGTCTAATCAAAATAGGCATTGCAGGTGGACGTGGAATAAGACCAAACATGGAAATTGGAATTTGTGGAGAGCACGGAGGAGACCCAAATTCCATCAAATTCTGTCACGGTGCAGGATTAAGTTATGTAAGTGCTTCTCCACATAGAATTCCCATTGCAATTGTAGCAGCTGCACAAGCTGCAATTGAGCAGCCAAAAAAGACAAAATCAAAGAAAAAATAA
- the tpiA gene encoding triose-phosphate isomerase, which yields MFVINCKNYEEISGDKIIKFVKTAEKISKKYKIKIAIAPPQHLIGLVAKSTIPIFAQHIDDSKIGSTTGFVIPELLKMSKVKGSLINHSEHRISSKEIEKLISKLKELKMTSVLCVKDIAEVKKYVKLNPDYIAIEPPELIGSGKAVSKEKPGLISKAAEAVKNAKNNTELLCGAGIVSGEDVSKAIELGSKGILVASGIVKSKNWDSIMSEFAKSMV from the coding sequence ATGTTTGTTATTAATTGTAAAAACTATGAAGAGATTTCAGGAGATAAGATAATAAAATTTGTAAAAACCGCTGAAAAAATTTCTAAAAAATACAAAATTAAAATTGCAATCGCACCACCACAACATTTAATCGGATTGGTTGCAAAGAGTACAATTCCAATTTTTGCCCAGCACATAGACGACTCAAAAATCGGAAGCACAACAGGATTTGTTATTCCAGAGTTGCTAAAAATGTCCAAAGTAAAAGGTTCACTGATTAATCACAGCGAACATAGAATCTCCAGTAAAGAGATTGAAAAATTAATTTCAAAATTAAAAGAATTGAAAATGACATCAGTGCTTTGTGTAAAAGATATTGCAGAAGTAAAAAAATATGTTAAATTGAATCCAGACTATATTGCAATAGAACCACCAGAGTTAATCGGATCAGGAAAGGCAGTATCAAAAGAAAAACCAGGTTTAATCTCAAAGGCTGCTGAAGCTGTAAAAAATGCAAAAAACAATACCGAACTGCTTTGTGGGGCAGGAATAGTTTCTGGAGAAGATGTCTCAAAAGCAATTGAGTTAGGTTCCAAAGGAATTCTTGTTGCAAGCGGAATAGTGAAATCAAAAAATTGGGACAGCATAATGTCTGAATTTGCCAAGTCAATGGTTTAA
- a CDS encoding SemiSWEET family sugar transporter, translating to MEIDGMLLTILGISAGILILTGWIEQIYKGYKTKSLKDISKFLMIFISAGAILWLIYGVIVSDVFIIGTNITAIVLMMIVLAMKRNYDRLSKTNQI from the coding sequence ATGGAAATTGACGGAATGCTTCTCACCATCCTAGGAATATCCGCAGGAATTTTGATTCTTACCGGATGGATAGAACAGATTTACAAAGGATACAAGACAAAAAGCCTAAAAGACATCTCGAAATTTTTAATGATATTCATTTCCGCAGGAGCAATTTTGTGGTTAATTTACGGAGTTATTGTGTCAGACGTATTTATCATAGGCACAAATATCACAGCAATTGTTCTAATGATGATAGTTTTGGCAATGAAGAGAAACTACGACAGACTATCAAAAACAAATCAAATCTAA